Genomic window (Peromyscus leucopus breed LL Stock chromosome 15, UCI_PerLeu_2.1, whole genome shotgun sequence):
TGAAACCTGACCCCAACCTCATCTGGATCATAACTCTGATGGTTCTCGTCAAGCTGGCTTCATTTTACTTAGTGAAAGACCTGGACTGGAAATGGGTCATATTTTGGGCCTTTGTCTTTGGTACCACCATTAACCACTCAATGACTCTGGGGATCCATGAGATTTCTCACAATTTCCCATTTGGCCACCACAGGGCGCTGTGGAACCGCTGGTTTGGAATATTTGCTAACCTTCCTATTGGGGTTCCATACTCGATTTCTTATAAAATGTACCACATGGATCATCATCGATACCTTGGAGCTGATGGCATTGATGTGGATGCTCCTTCTCACTTTGAAGGCTGGTTCTTCTGCACCACTTTCAGGAAGCTTATGTGGGTTGTTTTTCAGCCTTGGTTGATTTTTCTTCGACCTTATTTTGTCAACCCCAAACCAGCTACTTATCTGGAAACTATCAATAATGTGACCCAGATCACTTTTAACATTATAATTTACTATGTTTTTGGAATTAAATCTTTAGTCTACATGTTGACAGCCTCCCTGTTTGGCATGGGTTTGAACCCAATTGCTGGGCATTTTATAGCTGACCATTACATGTTCTTAAAGGGGCAAGACACCAACTCATATTATGGGCCTCTGAACTTTCTCATGTTCAATGGGGGCTACCATAATGAACATCATGACTTCCCTAGTATTCCTGGAAGCCGCCTTCCACAGGTAAGTGAAATTTTGatttattgttttagtttttgattattatatgatCCAAATTAGTCTTcacttgctcattttttttttgtttgtttgtttttcgagacagggtttctctgtgtagctttgtgcctttcctggaactcacttggtagcccaggctggcctcgaactcacagagatccgcctggcctctgcctcccaagtgctgggattaaaggcgtgcgccaccaccgcctggctttcacttgctcatttttaaagaaaacttggtATATAGTATCAAAcaaaaattcacttaaaaaataaagcataatgTATATCCAATGTCTGACAACCTAATTTTACAAAAGTTCAGTCTCTTGGATTCTTATATTTGGCCATTAAAACTAGGATTCAGAAGTGTTACAAGATGTGCAAAACTTATTACTTGGTAAAATAACTCAATGCGTTATAAAAAGAAGACATGCAGTTGGAAGGAAAATTTGGCAGGGTCAGGCCTGGTAAGACTAGGGGATTGATATTATCAAATACGTggcatacatgcataaaattctcaaagaattaaatgaaaaacatacatCTTAACAAAAGCCCATCAGATCAGCATGATGAACGGATGTTCATTCTACAAAggaatttgattttttaattgagtttttTACCAAGTAATAAATTTTGTACATTCTTCTAACACTTCTGAATCCTAattgtgtgtgtgatctgtaGACTGTCCTTATTCATGAAGAACTGCAGGGAGTCTGAAGGACCATGAGCAAAGGTGTTGCCCTTTGGCTGGTTCagtattttgtctgtctgtctgtcagaccTCACCTGTCATCTTGAGGCCTCAGTGATACTCACGGTTCACCTTGCTGTTGTTTTTTCACTTTCAGGTGAGGAAAATAGCGGCAGAATACTACGACAAACTCCCCATCACGACTCCTGGGGGAAAGTCTTGTATGATTTTGTGATGGATGACACACTGAGTCCCTACGCCAGGGTGAAGAGGCTTCCAAAAGGAACGAGGTTCTGGAGTGAATAtcaccagagccaaagaaaaccCTCTCCAAagctttattattataaatgataTGTGGCGATATCTCCCCACCCTGCCTCTCTCACTGGTAATTATCTTTAGGGCATCACACATGCGCAGCAAGAGCTCCGCCAatgagctctgtccccagcctgATTTGGCCCTGCTTAAACTTGACCAGTGATGGTCAGAAGCTGTCTCGCTACAATTTAAAATCAATTTCTATGAGATCATGAATTCACTCTGGTTGCAGTCGGCCTGACTGTTACAGTGCTCACCTCCGCTTACAGGGCATTTGCTTATTGAATTATTATCATTCCTGGTGGTTGTCTTTATCTATGTCTATCACTTTGTATGCACATCATGAATTGCCTACCTTACGACAAGATTTTTAccattaaattttactttaataaaaagctaaccaATTGCACTATCAATCAAAAtgcatttactgtttttttttttttaatttccctgtcttttctttctgttagatAGTTACACTAGTACTTGGGGAAACTTAACTATAAATTTCCTTCCCATGAAAAGGACTAGAAAGTCTCAgagagcatggtggtacatacccaTTAGTCTTAAGTGTGGTTCCAGGAAGGCTGGGAAGGAGAATCACTTGTGCCCTCTTGAATCTACATACTTGTACCTCAAGCATTTTACCCACCCAGCCATTTCCCCAGTCTATTCCTTCTGTTCCCAAAGGCTCAGAGGGCAGTGCATGCATATCTTGGGGAAATGACCATTCTGCTTCAATTTAACAACATCACTTCCTTTCAATATGCACATTGGAAAGGGAATGGTCTGTTCCtcatcaaaaggaaaaggaaatgaggaTCCAAAAATATGATGTAAATTCTTTCAGGTTGGCCAGCTTCCTCTTACAGTGGTGGGGAACCAGAACTGGATCTAGTCACCCTTGTTCTAAGTTTCAGGCTTTGTCTACTGTCTATAATGACACCCTTCAGTTATATATCCACAAAGAGCCCCCTTGCTTGCGTATAAAAGAAGGGTTAGGAAGTGGTGTCTTTAGTTGGAAACTGGGTGGTCTCTAACGCTGAGACAGAATTTCAGTAATTTGGAAGAAAATCATTCACAGTGATGGCTGGCTCCTCCACTCTCCTGTCATCTCACATTCCAGGGGATGCAGCgagctgtttctgcctccagcttGGGCTTTCAGAAATAAGGAAAGccgaggaggaaagggaagccaggcacggcacatacatgcacatcgCACACATCCCATACTCGTGATGGGCAACCTGTGCAGCATCTGGCTCATGCCTCCCTCTTGCACACTGTGTCCTCCCTCCCTACTCACTGCTGTGGGCCAGCCCCGCACATTCCTTTGTTCCATGCTCAAGATGGCCGGCCTCAAATTAGGCCTCCTCCACCCCCCTGTACTGCTTCCAATACAGCCAGTTCCTTCCCTCTCTATCCTCAGCTCTCAGCTCAAAGGCCTCCTCTTCGAAAACCCTTTCCTATGCAATTGCTTAATTTTTCAGTTTACTAAAACCAACCCTGAGACAAAATCAGGGTAAAGTGCTTCCCTGGAGTGTTACCTTAGGGAAGGGTGAGGGGTGGGAAGCAGGTCAGAAAAGTAAGAGGAGTCCCGGCAAAGGAAGCAGTAGGGACCACGGTGCAGCCAGGCTGGAGCAACCAGGCATGGGAAGAAAGCCAGTGGGCAAGGGAAGCTGGTCCCTCCCTGACTCCTGGGACAATTCATGGACAGCCTCGCCGATGGCAATCCTTCCACTCTTCACGAATTGTACATTCACTGTGTGTTCTCCCTTCTCCGCACCTTACAGGAGTTTTAAGTCTCTCGAGCAGTTAAGGAAGCAGAGTAGCACACTGATCAGCTTCAGCCGCTCTTCACTAAGGGCTGGTCTTGGGCTCTTGAGTCTCTGTAATGTGGAAAGGGCAGAGGAAGTTCTTAGGCGAGGGGACTCATGCCAACGGCCTTTTACACTAAGGGTCACTGTCCTGAGTGGATGGGTAGACAGGAGAGAGGCTGACCAGAAACTGCTCCCTCACAGTGTTTACACCGCCTCTACCAAATCACTCTCTACCCCAAGTCTTAGGGGACTAATGAGGGCCTCCCTGGCCAGTGTGAAAGAGGACCCTGATATGCCTGGAAAGGAAGGAGATCTGGAAATGACATTCAGGAGTCAAGGAACGTGCCCACAGTCAGATAGCGCTAAGGCTTGCCAACAtcgccccacccccagcctttaaGGAGGCAacactatcaaaaaaaaaaattaaaagtagccgggctggtggcgcacaccttaaatcccagtactccgggcagaggcaggcggatctctgagtttgaggtccccccctggtctacataatgagttccaggacagccagggtttatgcagaagaaaccctgtctgaaaacaatataaaaacaaaaattaaaggctATAAAATTTGGGGGCctgaaatcaaaatgactctgagataccaccttacacctgttagaatggctaagatcaaaaaacactaatgacagtcaatgttggagaggatgtggagcaaagggaacactcctccactgttggtgggaatgtaaacttgtacaaccactgtggaaatcagtatggcggtttctcagaaaattaggaatcgaactacctcaagacccagccatcccactcttgggcaatatacccaaggaatgctgattatATACCATAAGATTACATGCTCagcctatgttcatagcagcactatttgtaatagccagaacctggaaacaacctagatgcccatcaacggaagaatggatgaaaaaagtgtggtacatatacacaatggagtactactcagcagagaaaaacaatgaaagcatgaaatttgcaggcaaatggatggaactagaaaaaatcatcctgtgtgaggtaacccaaacccagaaagacagttatggtatgtactcactcataggtggattctagatataaaataaagaataatcagaccacaacccatagaaccatagaggctatatatatagcatggaggtccctaggacgactgtggcttataataaatttcagttttactcaatattgaaaaaaaatagccaaatgaatggaaacacatgaactatgaaccaaaggctgaggggccccagctggatcaggccctctgaataggtgagacagttgattggcttgatcagtttgggaggcaactaggcagtgggacagagtcctgtgctcattgcatgagttggctgtttgaaatctggagcttatgcagggacgcttggctcagtctgggaggaaggcactggacctgcctggactgagtctaccaggtttgatcgcagtcctcaggggaggacttgtcctgaagaggtgggaatggagggtaggctggggtaaaggaggggtgggagggggagaataaggggaacccatggctgatatgtagaactgaatggtattgtaaaattatatgtgtgtgtgtgtgtgtgtgtgtgtgtgtgtgtaaaaaaaaaaatttgggccTGAAGGGATGACTAGGTGGTTGAGaacactgactggtcttccagaggtcctggttcaattcccagccctcacatggtggctaacagccatctgtaactcctgttccaggggttcaacaacctcttctggcctctgcaagcactgcATACATGAGGTGCATAGAcatttatgcaggcaaaacactcatagacattaatctaagaaaaaaagagttatttTAAAAGGGGTAAGACATCATCGGCAAGatataaacacagagagagagaccttctgtGCTCTTAATGTTGCTATTTCCTGGCTTGAGTTAGCTCAAGAAAGGAGGGAGTGTGAGGAGCCAGGCACAGACTGGCCCACTCAGGTTCTGAGGAGCCATTGGTTAGAACTCTTTACTTCGTCCTTCTGTTGCTAACGTTAGTCACAGAAAGGCAGCGAAGTCAACTAGGAACACACTGACGAAAGGGCCAGCCGAACGCTGCAGCAATTGGCGGTTGCTGTTTCTTCCGGTCGGATGGGCTGAGGTGATTACTTTCTATCAGGACATGTGGAAGAGCTTCCTGTTCCGTTTCTCCTCACCCCTTGCCTCATGCGCACAACCCTATCCCAAGAAGTGAAAAGGCTTTGGGCAGAAATCCCGCTTGTGACTTGCTTCTGCTGTTGCCACGGTCCCCCGGCTCTCCACAGCTGCTTTGACAGACTGCCCGAAACACGGGGGCGCCTGCCAGCCTCATCCTAGGCTGCGCCCTGACAGCCCTTCTCGAGCCCCACTGCAGGACAGCTTGGTGGTCTGAAGTCAccgtcctgtctctgcctccccatctcctctctgtggCAGGCGACTCCAGTAGAGCGCCATTGGTCTTGGGAAGACTGATGAGCAGGGAAGACTACTAGTCACTCGGTTTGGCAGCTGGCTTTGTAGTTCTCTGACTGGGAAAGTGTGGACCATCCCTCTGGTTCATTCACCGTGTCTAGTCGCTTGTTTTACCAGCAGTTCTAGTAGCCACACTCGAAAGCAGGAACTCCTCTGCCCTAGTCAACACCTCTGCCTGGGAGCACAGATAACAACCTGGCATTTTCCAGGGACCTTCAAGGTAGCTCAGGCTGTTTGAAGCCACCACTCCTCAAGGAGGTGCCTTCACTGGATGAGTTCTGTGTCACCTCTGGAAGCCAGCTCAGTCATTATCTATGCAAAGCTCCTCATAGCAcgtctctcttcccttcccttccttcctcggTTTTCCCCAATCCAGActatctgtagtgggtagccattccagcttggttctggaagttccaacccccattgagactctggacAACTGTCATCGTCATACGTGCTTGTTGAGCACGAGAGTGTCAGGCAGGAGGGGTGAGGCGGGTCCTAGACAGCACGGACCTAGATTGTAGGCTATTTCTGCCTGGACAATGTGGACAAAGCAGCTCGTGCTCTGTGTGCGACTCTCATCCATCGCCGAGGCGCTGCAGCGCGCGGTGCGGCGTATGGCACTCATGCCACAGTAACTCCGGAGAAGCATGCCGCTTCGCGACTGCCGTTACACGCGAGTCCCTGACCCTGCGACCGTAACCCATTCACTTAATTGTTAGAGTGAGTTGACGCCATTAAATAAAATAGTCCTCTCTTAACTCACGTTGGAGCTGGccaaaaataatttctccaatattctGGCGTTCACGTGTGCTCAAAACTCCTAATAGCCTGGGGGCTGGCTCCCGGCCGTCCCCCCACTTGGCGGGTACCTAAACGCCTCAAAGTTCCATATAACGAGAGACACGCTACACGTTTCCAttccgaaaaagggagcagctagtccgagtTCTCAATTCCTAGCCTTAGCCCCAGACAAAGAGGCAGAGAGTGCTAGCTATCCGATTTCCCCAGTCTCTCCCTGCtcgactccagccaagatcgccagagACAGGCCCTGTTATCGCGAGCTGTGACCAACTCCAGTGTGTGGCTGAAAAGTACTATTGACACGCCTCAAACCCTCACGTGTAAATGCCGGTATAGCGATAATTGGTTTCAAGTAGTATACTTATGAACATGTTGACACTCTTGACCACTCCTATCAAAATAAAGTCGCTCACGTGAACAAATTTTTTTGAAGTAATCTTCTGTGTGCGTTAATTATGGACGACAAGCATTACTCGTACCAGACATAgagaaaagacttttaaaaagaatgcttTTGCTGTATAGATGAATGACATTCCTCGTTGAAATATACGACATTTTCTTTTAGGTGCATATCTGGGCTAGATAATACTCCATTAGGCATGTGCAATCGATATTCAAATATCATCTCTCGACTCTTCAGGCAGTGTCAAACAGTTTGGAATTTAGAGAACACAACTGCTATGGAGTCTGAAGTGTTATTTGGGTCTTAGAACACTCACCCAGGCTTTAAAAACACGattagcaatgaaggcttacaccTGCATACATAATATATTTCTCTCTCTGGGAATCTGCTTTCTaacaaagatagcaatgaaggcttagagaaaaagatgtttcttagaatctgctaatcaggatttacaaaacaggcttgtacccaaaatgattttattgataataaatatgtatattaatggatagaacactaactctcagagtgaagttgtggctactacAGCATTATAAGTAGAAAGATTTATctttaattgataggataaggtccatgggaATCAATGTGTTTCTGCAGGAACATAAAACTTCTATGGATCCATGAGAATATTGGAAGTCCCTTTGCAATCGCAGAGTGAGGTTCCAGTCCTCTAGAACAgaaccctaggtgctcgtttgtcCCCAAGCCCTAGAAGAAATCTACGGAGCTAAACATTGACAACGGAACTAATAGCCGCAGTAAGGTCTCACTAAGACCAATAGTAGGATGTAACATCGTCCAATGTCTCATACAATGGGCTAGAATAATCCTGCTATAAATGTCCATGAGAAAGCACAgaacagatgacacacacccccgTGAGTCCAGATACTTtagacatatacattacaaccaatttcaacaaggacTTTAATAAATATCAAAGGAAGCTCCACCTTCAACGGAAGTACTCTCACGTGTATGATACACTTCTCACGCTATGCTTCAACAGATGTGTCAAATTCGTTGGTATTCTTTCTACTTCAGCGAAGAAAGATACATTCCTGCTCGAGTATGACTCTGCATCACTCTCACTCTATCACTCGTTCTATGTAGAAAATATAGCACGAGTACAGTGGATAGAAAGACTgttagacagagagagaggtgcagAGAAAATTCTGCTTCAAACATCCAACAGTGAGCACACTCTCGGCTTAATGATCAGAGCTTTTTAAGAGTTCAAAGGTGAACATATAGGTGACGACCGCTTGCGTGTTTTCGTCTCCTCAAGGAATATACGATAGCTCATAATGGTGATGAGCATAAGTGACTAATTTTATCCCTTATGCCGTTGACTCGTGCCTCCTACATGCTCTGAGAGGAAGAGATCGAACACTGGAACAACACTTCAGACTTGTAGGTAATAGCGAACAAAGACTATTCTCGAGATATTCCACACGCACTCCATAGTCGGGTTGCACTATTTATTACTCTCAGAGAGAGATGGACTTCCTAGGATAGTCTCTCTCACAAAGAGCTTGGTCAGATACATAGAATTAAGAGAAAGCTCATTTAATCTTAGTGTATCGCTGTGTCGCGTTACTCCATGAGCAATGCTATGCCAGACTGCCAGAAAGAATACCATTAACCACTGGCTAATGAAACCCACTATTTTGTTACCATTAAAGTAATCATGTATCTCAGCTGCTTCGAAAGAATGCAACTCTCAAGTTGGTCGCCGATGTACGAGTCTGCTGTTATAGATAATGAGGCTTGGAACTAGGAGAGACAAATCCAGAGGTGCTGAGATAGGATCTCCGCTTGTCTATCCTCAAGATGTTTTATTTAAGTGGTGGAACCCTACACCAGCGATCAGTAATACAGGTAAAAACAATAGGATACTCCTTCTGTTGAGAGTATGCCATAAACAGTGAGAGCAACCCAACCACCCTTGACTGTATATGTGAGAAGATGTGAGAGCATACACAGGCTCTGACATTGAATCCTCTCTCAGTGAGTGCATAGTAATCTCAAAAATAGGTATATATTAGCAAACACCGGTCCAATCCACTCTTACTCTGGCGAGGAAACTGCTCAGGGGGCCGCTTACAGCGTGCCCACAAATGAGCCCTCCATCCTACGAACATTTCCATGCCTTGCTTGTGGAAACGATTTCACTCGTACTGCCAGCGAACACCATGGATTAATAACATTCATCTCGCGTCTAATCTGGTAAAAACACTACGCTCCTGCAAATGGACTCTAACATAACTTACTTTTGGCTCGCCTCTGAGTTATACACGAGAGACACTTACTCAGAATATACACTAtaataacataatatatatgGCAGACTTCCCAGTAGAGAGTGAACTCAAAGCAAGACTAGGTCAGAAATTAGAATTTAATGGACCTGCTTGTGCAATAGTCATAGGCCAGGGAGTGTACTTGGTTAGTTAGCACAGGTGCAAGGACCTATTAGATTATAAGCGACCCAAAATCATGAGCAGTTCATAACTCAGGACTTGACATCTTCTTAGACCTGCTAGAAATGTCACACGAGAGCCTGTTTTATGAGAGTGAATCTCGAGCTACTTAGTTTCTAGTTTCTACTATTGAAAGTCTCTAAGATAAACCATACGTTCTAGTCAGATGGGTATGTAATAAATGAGAGGCCAgaaccactattgtgctattctggacGCGGACAGTAGACTCAGATGCCTATATAGTAGACAGACTCTAAGCATGTGCTCAAATCTTGTGAGGCCCATCTGTGGTGTATCCAGAGTATCAGATGCGTGATGGATAATACACCCTCCGATGGAGACAGTTAAACGAAAGGATTCTCTCCGCGTTTTATACTCTATTCATATTGCGAGAATATATCACGGATCAATGCGTCGAGTGATGTTGTCTTAGGACTTAACATTATCTCTTATGAGATCTATGCAGTGTGTGACAACAATTCAGGTATATCCTAACTATTCTCAGTCTGCTTCGAGCTACAAACTCTCGCGTCCGTCTTTGCGTTAGAGCGAAACACATGAGTAGGCGAGCATAGTACACAGTGTAATGCGCATTTTACTAATGAGCGACAGCGTGATAGTCGATTAAGATCTAATAGTCTGTATGAGCGACCGTAAGCGATATACAGCATACACACTCAGCGTATTACTAAGTCTAATCTAGAGAACGCAAGCTTGGTAATAGTCAAGTGTGCTCGCGTGTATACTTCTCAGAACATTATCTCGCAATCATTCTGACCAGTGTACCTTTTGTGATCGTGTGCCTGTAGGTATGATGTATTCTCACACAAAATATTGTGCGATATACTGGTCGCGGGAGAGCAAGGATAGCTGACATGAGACAGACTCAAGCATCTACATCAACTCATAGAGTATCTCTCTATATCTCTCTCTCGAGAATATAGAGAGAAGATAATAGACACGAGTGCGTTATATATGCTCTGAAGAAAGAGAATAGCTC
Coding sequences:
- the LOC114690600 gene encoding sphingolipid delta(4)-desaturase DES1-like, giving the protein MKPDPNLIWIITLMVLVKLASFYLVKDLDWKWVIFWAFVFGTTINHSMTLGIHEISHNFPFGHHRALWNRWFGIFANLPIGVPYSISYKMYHMDHHRYLGADGIDVDAPSHFEGWFFCTTFRKLMWVVFQPWLIFLRPYFVNPKPATYLETINNVTQITFNIIIYYVFGIKSLVYMLTASLFGMGLNPIAGHFIADHYMFLKGQDTNSYYGPLNFLMFNGGYHNEHHDFPSIPGSRLPQVSEILIYCFSF